A window of Cryptomeria japonica chromosome 3, Sugi_1.0, whole genome shotgun sequence contains these coding sequences:
- the LOC131054364 gene encoding putative ABC transporter C family member 15 isoform X3: MMESIWAKQLLGLGEDKQRGELGDSIFGVYMRFALAIVPHPVFVVSLILPFFWKRCRVCTQEPKSSVLITTYSKKLQYVITYKMALLTCVSLLVLYCILGIWSPLYWWLRARPKDFGAEGEYVFQAMAWAIISAYAYYSLLKESKEKFPLLLRMWWILLLILYAFFLFLNIHEMKEQNHITLSIVVEILALFLSAFLGYASFCGRTGESFLTQSIEEPLLNDVSEISENLKPKVTPYATASFLSRMSFSWMKPLLDVGHKKPLDIDDVPQVVDVHKADHVYRKFRNQLDAKGSGSSIAKILFLIVLKDVLFTGLLILIRSCSSYIGPYFIDNFVQCLAKKEQFASEGIILAFVFLLAKLVGSLSERHLTFTTVHICICVKAALTAALYKKGLMLSNQARQKHTSGEIINYMSVDAQRIEELSWYVHDIWAVPLQILLAMVILYQTLGLASLAGVAATVLVMMANSPLVKMQEKYNEKIMEEKDKRMKATSETLRNMRILKLQAWESRFLLKLETLRREECGWLKKYFYALSVTTFIFWGAPTFVSVVSFGSCIILGVPLTTGRILSALATFKILQEPINSLPDFISVIAQSKVSLDRIADFLNQEELQQDAVEKVSKDSTDYAIEIQEGVFSWDPAAPTPTIRGLDVHIRKGIRVAVCGTVGSGKSSFLSCMLGEISKMSGVVKISGTKAYVSQSPWIPSGKIRDNVLFGKEWDKTRYESVLQACAFKKDLELFPYGDQTEIGERGINLSGGQKQRIQIARALYQDADIYLFDDSFSAVDAHTGTHIFQECLLGILGSKTVVYVTHQVEFLFAADLILVMRDGEITQTGKYEDILQSNTHFEELVGAHKKALKSIDDMENSEILSSQVLFEGSSTDKKTSVKDVNHEKLQKAQKVHEEIESQNQRENEKDKEDRSSQLVQEEEREKGRVSMWVYWSYISAAYKGALIPIILLAHTVFELLQIGSNYWIAWATPLTEDQRPPVTKSFLILVYITLALCSSLCILARTILLCLTGFESAKQLFSKMHSCIFRAPTSFFDATPTGRILNRVFIMFIPVLAICIWYQQYYIVTSRELSRLIGVCKAPIIQHFAESISGAATIRSFDQETPFMNRNLHLIDGSSKPRFHKNGALQWLCFRLDLLSNLIVVFTMVLLLCLPESVINPSIAGLAITYGLTLNLAQALLIRYLCNLENNMISVERIVQYLRIPSEPPLIIDNCRPNSCWPSRGTIDITNLQVRYGPHLPLVLKGISCTFPGGKNVGIVGRTGCGKSTLIKSLFRIVDPVGGRIVIDGIDILTIGLHDLRSTLSIIPQDPTMFDGTTRNNLDPLGDYSDDQIQKALEKCQLGEIVRSKEKLDSLVTENGENWSMGQRQLVCLGRVLLKQSRVLVLDEATASVDTATDGLIQQTIRNQFTDCTVITIAHRIPSVCNSDLVLVLSDGNIIEYDSPTKLLENKSSSFAKLVSEYTVRSINVDGK; this comes from the exons A TGATGGAGTCCATTTGGGCAAAGCAATTGTTGGGGCTAGGCGAAGATAAGCAACGGGGAGAACTTGGCGATAGTATCTTTGGAGTTTACATGCGGTTTGCGCTTGCAATTGTTCCTCACCCGGTCTTTGTTGTTAGTCTTATCCTTCCCTTTTTCTGGAAAAGATGTAGAGTTTGCACGCAAGAGCCAAAATCCTCTGTTTTGATAACTACTTATTCCAAGAAGTTGCAATATGTGATTACGTATAAAATGGCTCTACTTACTTGTGTATCTCTGTTAGTGTTGTATTGCATACTTGGAATATGGAGCCCTTTATATTGGTGGCTAAGGGCAAGGCCTAAAGATTTTGGAGCCGAAGGAGAGTATGTTTTTCAGGCCATGGCTTGGGCTATCATCTCAGCCTATGCATATTATTCCCTTCTGAAAGAAAGTAAAGAGAAGTTTCCACTTTTACTTCGGATGTGGTGGATATTGTTGTTGATTCTTTATGCGTTCTTCTTGTTCCTCAATATTCATGAGATGAAGGAACAAAATCACATTACCCTCAGTATTGTGGTTGAAATTCTGGCTCTCTTTCTTTCAGCCTTTTTGGGTTATGCTAGTTTTTGCGGCAGAACTGGTGAGAGCTTTTTAACTCAAAGCATTGAAGAACCTCTCTTGAACGATGTTTCAGAAATTTCTGAAAACCTTAAGCCAAAAGTCACTCCTTATGCAACAGCAAGCTTTCTCAGCCGGATGTCATTTTCTTGGATGAAGCCTTTGCTTGATGTTGGCCATAAGAAGCCTTTGGACATAGATGATGTACCCCAAGTTGTAGATGTTCACAAGGCTGACCATGTTTACCGTAAATTTAGAAATCAATTAGATGCCAAAGGCAGTGGCTCATCAATAGCAAAAATATTGTTTCTCATTGTTCTGAAGGATGTACTCTTTACAGGATTGCTGATTTTAATAAGATCTTGTTCATCGTATATAGGTCCTTACTTCATAGATAACTTTGTTCAGTGTCTTGCTAAAAAGGAACAGTTTGCTAGTGAAGGCATTATTCTAGCTTTTGTATTTCTTCTTGCAAAGCTTGTGGGATCTTTGTCAGAACGCCATTTAACCTTCACAACAGTTCACATATGCATATGTGTTAAGGCAGCACTCACAGCTGCTTTATACAAGAAAGGCTTGATGCTTTCCAATCAGGCAAGACAAAAACATACGAGTGGTGAGATAATCAATTACATGAGTGTTGATGCTCAGCGTATTGAAGAGCTCAGTTGGTATGTTCATGACATTTGGGCTGTACCTCTGCAAATTCTTCTGGCGATGGTTATTCTATATCAGACCTTGGGATTGGCCTCTCTTGCAGGAGTGGCAGCCACAGTGCTAGTCATGATGGCAAATTCTCCATTAGTGAAAATGCAAGAAAAGTATAATGAAAAGATCATGGAAGAAAAAGACAAACGGATGAAGGCTACATCAGAGACACTGAGAAATATGAGAATCTTAAAATTGCAAGCCTGGGAGTCCAGATTTCTGCTGAAACTCGAAACATTGAGGAGGGAAGAATGTGGTTGGCTGAAAAAGTATTTTTATGCACTTTCTGTGACAACATTTATCTTTTGGGGAGCACCCACATTTGTGTCTGTTGTCTCTTTTGGTTCATGCATAATACTAGGTGTGCCTTTAACAACAGGCAGAATTCTCTCTGCACTTGCAACTTTCAAGATACTCCAGGAACCCATAAACAGCCTTCCGGACTTTATATCTGTGATTGCTCAAAGCAAAGTGTCATTAGATCGTATAGCTGACTTTTTGAATCAGGAAGAACTGCAACAAGATGCAGTAGAAAAAGTCTCCAAAGATTCAACTGACTACGCAATTGAGATCCAAGAAGGGGTATTCTCTTGGGATCCTGCAGCACCTACTCCAACTATAAGAGGCTTAGATGTCCATATAAGGAAAGGCATAAGGGTTGCAGTGTGTGGAACTGTTGGTTCAGGAAAATCAAGCTTCCTATCCTGCATGCTAGGGGAAATATCCAAAATGTCAGGTGTTGTCAAGATAAGTGGCACCAAGGCATATGTTAGTCAGTCTCCGTGGATACCAAGCGGGAAAATCAGAGACAATGTTCTCTTTGGGAAGGAATGGGACAAAACCAGGTATGAGAGTGTACTACAGGCTTGTGCATTTAAAAAGGATCTTGAATTGTTTCCTTATGGAGACCAAACAGAAATTGGAGAAAGAGGAATAAATCTGAGTGGAGGGCAAAAGCAAAGGATACAGATTGCGCGTGCTTTATATCAAGATGCCGACATTTATCTTTTCGATGATTCTTTCAGTGCTGTTGACGCACATACCGGGACACACATTTTCCAG GAATGTCTACTTGGTATTCTGGGCTCAAAAACTGTAGTCTATGTCACACACCAAGTCGAGTTTTTATTTGCAGCTGACCTCATTCTG GTAATGCGGGATGGTGAAATTACGCAGACTGGAaaatatgaagatatattacaatcAAACACACATTTTGAGGAATTAGTGGGTGCACATAAGAAGGCATTGAAATCCATCGATGACATGGAGAACTCTGAGATCCTCTCATCACAGGTACTCTTTGAAGGATCATCTACTGATAAAAAGACTAGTGTGAAAGATGTTAATCATGAAAAGCTCCAGAAAGCACAAAAGGTACATGAAGAGATTGAATCGCAAAATCAGAGAGAGaatgaaaaagataaagaagataGAAGTTCACAGCTTGtgcaagaagaagaaagagagaaaggcAGGGTGAGTATGTGGGTGTACTGGTCTTACATTTCTGCTGCATACAAAGGAGCTTTGATTCCTATCATTTTATTGGCGCACACAGTATTTGAGCTGCTCCAAATAGGTAGCAATTACTGGATTGCATGGGCAACTCCTTTGACTGAAGACCAAAGGCCCCCTGTTACCAAGTCCTTCCTCATTCTAGTTTATATAACTTTGGCATTATGCAGCTCATTATGTATTCTTGCGAGGACTATCCTGCTTTGTCTAACTGGGTTTGAAAGTGCCAAACAACTTTTCAGTAAAATGCACAGCTGCATATTTCGGGCACCGACGTCCTTTTTCGATGCAACTCCAACTGGCCGTATACTGAATCGG GTCTTTATTATGTTCATACCCGTGCTTGCAATTTGTATATGGTATCAG CAATATTACATAGTGACATCTAGAGAACTTTCTAGGTTAATTGGAGTTTGTAAGGCTCCTATCATACAACATTTTGCAGAATCAATATCCGGAGCAGCTACAATCAGGAGTTTTGACCAGGAGACTCCATTCATGAATAGAAATCTACATTTGATTGATGGATCTTCTAAACCCAGATTCCACAAGAATGGGGCCTTGCAGTGGCTTTGCTTTCGGTTGGATCTTTTATCAAATCTTATAGTTGTGTTCACTATGGTGCTCCTACTTTGCTTGCCAGAAAGTGTAATTAATCCAA GCATTGCGGGTTTGGCAATAACATATGGTCTCACTTTGAACCTTGCACAAGCCTTGCTGATAAGATACTTATGTAATTTGGAAAACAATATGATCTCTGTAGAGAGAATAGTGCAGTACTTACGCATACCTAGTGAACCTCCATTGATCATAGACAACTGTAGACCAAATTCTTGCTGGCCATCAAGAGGAACAATTGATATCACCAATCTTCAG GTGCGTTATGGGCCACATCTCCCACTTGTATTAAAAGGAATTTCATGCACTTTCCCTGGAGGGAAGAATGTTGGGATCGTAGGGCGGACAGGCTGTGGAAAATCTACTCTGATTAAATCACTCTTTCGAATTGTAGATCCGGTAGGAGGCAGAATAGTTATTGATGGAATTGATATCTTAACAATAGGTCTACATGATCTAAGATCCACACTAAGCATCATTCCGCAAGACCCAACAATGTTTGACGGCACTACAAGGAATAATCTAGATCCATTGGGAGACTATTCAGATGATCAGATTCAGAAG GCTTTGGAGAAATGTCAGCTAGGGGAAATCGTCCGGTCGAAAGAGAAGCTCGATTCTCTCG TAACTGAGAATGGAGAGAACTGGAGTATGGGACAAAGACAGCTTGTGTGCTTGGGAAGGGTGTTACTAAAGCAAAGCCGCGTATTGGTATTGGATGAAGCAACTGCTTCAGTGGACACTGCAACAGATGGCCTTATTCAACAAACTATACGGAACCAATTTACTGACTGCACAGTAATTACCATAGCACATCGAATTCCATCCGTTTGCAATAGTGACTTGGTCCTAGTATTGAGTGATG GAAATATTATTGAATATGACTCTCCAACCAAACTACTGGAGAACAAATCTTCTTCATTTGCCAAACTTGTTTCAGAGTACACTGTGAGATCAATTAATGTTGATGGAAAATAG
- the LOC131054364 gene encoding putative ABC transporter C family member 15 isoform X1, producing MMESIWAKQLLGLGEDKQRGELGDSIFGVYMRFALAIVPHPVFVVSLILPFFWKRCRVCTQEPKSSVLITTYSKKLQYVITYKMALLTCVSLLVLYCILGIWSPLYWWLRARPKDFGAEGEYVFQAMAWAIISAYAYYSLLKESKEKFPLLLRMWWILLLILYAFFLFLNIHEMKEQNHITLSIVVEILALFLSAFLGYASFCGRTGESFLTQSIEEPLLNDVSEISENLKPKVTPYATASFLSRMSFSWMKPLLDVGHKKPLDIDDVPQVVDVHKADHVYRKFRNQLDAKGSGSSIAKILFLIVLKDVLFTGLLILIRSCSSYIGPYFIDNFVQCLAKKEQFASEGIILAFVFLLAKLVGSLSERHLTFTTVHICICVKAALTAALYKKGLMLSNQARQKHTSGEIINYMSVDAQRIEELSWYVHDIWAVPLQILLAMVILYQTLGLASLAGVAATVLVMMANSPLVKMQEKYNEKIMEEKDKRMKATSETLRNMRILKLQAWESRFLLKLETLRREECGWLKKYFYALSVTTFIFWGAPTFVSVVSFGSCIILGVPLTTGRILSALATFKILQEPINSLPDFISVIAQSKVSLDRIADFLNQEELQQDAVEKVSKDSTDYAIEIQEGVFSWDPAAPTPTIRGLDVHIRKGIRVAVCGTVGSGKSSFLSCMLGEISKMSGVVKISGTKAYVSQSPWIPSGKIRDNVLFGKEWDKTRYESVLQACAFKKDLELFPYGDQTEIGERGINLSGGQKQRIQIARALYQDADIYLFDDSFSAVDAHTGTHIFQECLLGILGSKTVVYVTHQVEFLFAADLILVMRDGEITQTGKYEDILQSNTHFEELVGAHKKALKSIDDMENSEILSSQVLFEGSSTDKKTSVKDVNHEKLQKAQKVHEEIESQNQRENEKDKEDRSSQLVQEEEREKGRVSMWVYWSYISAAYKGALIPIILLAHTVFELLQIGSNYWIAWATPLTEDQRPPVTKSFLILVYITLALCSSLCILARTILLCLTGFESAKQLFSKMHSCIFRAPTSFFDATPTGRILNRASNDQSQVDQVIPFQLGSVAFTFIEILGIIAVMSQVAWQVFIMFIPVLAICIWYQQYYIVTSRELSRLIGVCKAPIIQHFAESISGAATIRSFDQETPFMNRNLHLIDGSSKPRFHKNGALQWLCFRLDLLSNLIVVFTMVLLLCLPESVINPSIAGLAITYGLTLNLAQALLIRYLCNLENNMISVERIVQYLRIPSEPPLIIDNCRPNSCWPSRGTIDITNLQVRYGPHLPLVLKGISCTFPGGKNVGIVGRTGCGKSTLIKSLFRIVDPVGGRIVIDGIDILTIGLHDLRSTLSIIPQDPTMFDGTTRNNLDPLGDYSDDQIQKALEKCQLGEIVRSKEKLDSLVTENGENWSMGQRQLVCLGRVLLKQSRVLVLDEATASVDTATDGLIQQTIRNQFTDCTVITIAHRIPSVCNSDLVLVLSDGNIIEYDSPTKLLENKSSSFAKLVSEYTVRSINVDGK from the exons A TGATGGAGTCCATTTGGGCAAAGCAATTGTTGGGGCTAGGCGAAGATAAGCAACGGGGAGAACTTGGCGATAGTATCTTTGGAGTTTACATGCGGTTTGCGCTTGCAATTGTTCCTCACCCGGTCTTTGTTGTTAGTCTTATCCTTCCCTTTTTCTGGAAAAGATGTAGAGTTTGCACGCAAGAGCCAAAATCCTCTGTTTTGATAACTACTTATTCCAAGAAGTTGCAATATGTGATTACGTATAAAATGGCTCTACTTACTTGTGTATCTCTGTTAGTGTTGTATTGCATACTTGGAATATGGAGCCCTTTATATTGGTGGCTAAGGGCAAGGCCTAAAGATTTTGGAGCCGAAGGAGAGTATGTTTTTCAGGCCATGGCTTGGGCTATCATCTCAGCCTATGCATATTATTCCCTTCTGAAAGAAAGTAAAGAGAAGTTTCCACTTTTACTTCGGATGTGGTGGATATTGTTGTTGATTCTTTATGCGTTCTTCTTGTTCCTCAATATTCATGAGATGAAGGAACAAAATCACATTACCCTCAGTATTGTGGTTGAAATTCTGGCTCTCTTTCTTTCAGCCTTTTTGGGTTATGCTAGTTTTTGCGGCAGAACTGGTGAGAGCTTTTTAACTCAAAGCATTGAAGAACCTCTCTTGAACGATGTTTCAGAAATTTCTGAAAACCTTAAGCCAAAAGTCACTCCTTATGCAACAGCAAGCTTTCTCAGCCGGATGTCATTTTCTTGGATGAAGCCTTTGCTTGATGTTGGCCATAAGAAGCCTTTGGACATAGATGATGTACCCCAAGTTGTAGATGTTCACAAGGCTGACCATGTTTACCGTAAATTTAGAAATCAATTAGATGCCAAAGGCAGTGGCTCATCAATAGCAAAAATATTGTTTCTCATTGTTCTGAAGGATGTACTCTTTACAGGATTGCTGATTTTAATAAGATCTTGTTCATCGTATATAGGTCCTTACTTCATAGATAACTTTGTTCAGTGTCTTGCTAAAAAGGAACAGTTTGCTAGTGAAGGCATTATTCTAGCTTTTGTATTTCTTCTTGCAAAGCTTGTGGGATCTTTGTCAGAACGCCATTTAACCTTCACAACAGTTCACATATGCATATGTGTTAAGGCAGCACTCACAGCTGCTTTATACAAGAAAGGCTTGATGCTTTCCAATCAGGCAAGACAAAAACATACGAGTGGTGAGATAATCAATTACATGAGTGTTGATGCTCAGCGTATTGAAGAGCTCAGTTGGTATGTTCATGACATTTGGGCTGTACCTCTGCAAATTCTTCTGGCGATGGTTATTCTATATCAGACCTTGGGATTGGCCTCTCTTGCAGGAGTGGCAGCCACAGTGCTAGTCATGATGGCAAATTCTCCATTAGTGAAAATGCAAGAAAAGTATAATGAAAAGATCATGGAAGAAAAAGACAAACGGATGAAGGCTACATCAGAGACACTGAGAAATATGAGAATCTTAAAATTGCAAGCCTGGGAGTCCAGATTTCTGCTGAAACTCGAAACATTGAGGAGGGAAGAATGTGGTTGGCTGAAAAAGTATTTTTATGCACTTTCTGTGACAACATTTATCTTTTGGGGAGCACCCACATTTGTGTCTGTTGTCTCTTTTGGTTCATGCATAATACTAGGTGTGCCTTTAACAACAGGCAGAATTCTCTCTGCACTTGCAACTTTCAAGATACTCCAGGAACCCATAAACAGCCTTCCGGACTTTATATCTGTGATTGCTCAAAGCAAAGTGTCATTAGATCGTATAGCTGACTTTTTGAATCAGGAAGAACTGCAACAAGATGCAGTAGAAAAAGTCTCCAAAGATTCAACTGACTACGCAATTGAGATCCAAGAAGGGGTATTCTCTTGGGATCCTGCAGCACCTACTCCAACTATAAGAGGCTTAGATGTCCATATAAGGAAAGGCATAAGGGTTGCAGTGTGTGGAACTGTTGGTTCAGGAAAATCAAGCTTCCTATCCTGCATGCTAGGGGAAATATCCAAAATGTCAGGTGTTGTCAAGATAAGTGGCACCAAGGCATATGTTAGTCAGTCTCCGTGGATACCAAGCGGGAAAATCAGAGACAATGTTCTCTTTGGGAAGGAATGGGACAAAACCAGGTATGAGAGTGTACTACAGGCTTGTGCATTTAAAAAGGATCTTGAATTGTTTCCTTATGGAGACCAAACAGAAATTGGAGAAAGAGGAATAAATCTGAGTGGAGGGCAAAAGCAAAGGATACAGATTGCGCGTGCTTTATATCAAGATGCCGACATTTATCTTTTCGATGATTCTTTCAGTGCTGTTGACGCACATACCGGGACACACATTTTCCAG GAATGTCTACTTGGTATTCTGGGCTCAAAAACTGTAGTCTATGTCACACACCAAGTCGAGTTTTTATTTGCAGCTGACCTCATTCTG GTAATGCGGGATGGTGAAATTACGCAGACTGGAaaatatgaagatatattacaatcAAACACACATTTTGAGGAATTAGTGGGTGCACATAAGAAGGCATTGAAATCCATCGATGACATGGAGAACTCTGAGATCCTCTCATCACAGGTACTCTTTGAAGGATCATCTACTGATAAAAAGACTAGTGTGAAAGATGTTAATCATGAAAAGCTCCAGAAAGCACAAAAGGTACATGAAGAGATTGAATCGCAAAATCAGAGAGAGaatgaaaaagataaagaagataGAAGTTCACAGCTTGtgcaagaagaagaaagagagaaaggcAGGGTGAGTATGTGGGTGTACTGGTCTTACATTTCTGCTGCATACAAAGGAGCTTTGATTCCTATCATTTTATTGGCGCACACAGTATTTGAGCTGCTCCAAATAGGTAGCAATTACTGGATTGCATGGGCAACTCCTTTGACTGAAGACCAAAGGCCCCCTGTTACCAAGTCCTTCCTCATTCTAGTTTATATAACTTTGGCATTATGCAGCTCATTATGTATTCTTGCGAGGACTATCCTGCTTTGTCTAACTGGGTTTGAAAGTGCCAAACAACTTTTCAGTAAAATGCACAGCTGCATATTTCGGGCACCGACGTCCTTTTTCGATGCAACTCCAACTGGCCGTATACTGAATCGG GCATCAAATGATCAGAGTCAGGTGGACCAAGTCATTCCTTTTCAACTAGGATCTGTAGCTTTTACGTTTATAGAGATTTTGGGAATTATTGCAGTCATGTCTCAGGTTGCTTGGCAGGTCTTTATTATGTTCATACCCGTGCTTGCAATTTGTATATGGTATCAG CAATATTACATAGTGACATCTAGAGAACTTTCTAGGTTAATTGGAGTTTGTAAGGCTCCTATCATACAACATTTTGCAGAATCAATATCCGGAGCAGCTACAATCAGGAGTTTTGACCAGGAGACTCCATTCATGAATAGAAATCTACATTTGATTGATGGATCTTCTAAACCCAGATTCCACAAGAATGGGGCCTTGCAGTGGCTTTGCTTTCGGTTGGATCTTTTATCAAATCTTATAGTTGTGTTCACTATGGTGCTCCTACTTTGCTTGCCAGAAAGTGTAATTAATCCAA GCATTGCGGGTTTGGCAATAACATATGGTCTCACTTTGAACCTTGCACAAGCCTTGCTGATAAGATACTTATGTAATTTGGAAAACAATATGATCTCTGTAGAGAGAATAGTGCAGTACTTACGCATACCTAGTGAACCTCCATTGATCATAGACAACTGTAGACCAAATTCTTGCTGGCCATCAAGAGGAACAATTGATATCACCAATCTTCAG GTGCGTTATGGGCCACATCTCCCACTTGTATTAAAAGGAATTTCATGCACTTTCCCTGGAGGGAAGAATGTTGGGATCGTAGGGCGGACAGGCTGTGGAAAATCTACTCTGATTAAATCACTCTTTCGAATTGTAGATCCGGTAGGAGGCAGAATAGTTATTGATGGAATTGATATCTTAACAATAGGTCTACATGATCTAAGATCCACACTAAGCATCATTCCGCAAGACCCAACAATGTTTGACGGCACTACAAGGAATAATCTAGATCCATTGGGAGACTATTCAGATGATCAGATTCAGAAG GCTTTGGAGAAATGTCAGCTAGGGGAAATCGTCCGGTCGAAAGAGAAGCTCGATTCTCTCG TAACTGAGAATGGAGAGAACTGGAGTATGGGACAAAGACAGCTTGTGTGCTTGGGAAGGGTGTTACTAAAGCAAAGCCGCGTATTGGTATTGGATGAAGCAACTGCTTCAGTGGACACTGCAACAGATGGCCTTATTCAACAAACTATACGGAACCAATTTACTGACTGCACAGTAATTACCATAGCACATCGAATTCCATCCGTTTGCAATAGTGACTTGGTCCTAGTATTGAGTGATG GAAATATTATTGAATATGACTCTCCAACCAAACTACTGGAGAACAAATCTTCTTCATTTGCCAAACTTGTTTCAGAGTACACTGTGAGATCAATTAATGTTGATGGAAAATAG